The Rickettsiella endosymbiont of Dermanyssus gallinae genomic interval TATAAAAGTGGCATATTACAAGGTCAATCACGAGTTTTTGTGGTGTGGACACGTTTAATGACACCAGACGGTATTAGCTTAAATCTAGCTTCGCCTGGTGTGGATTCGCTCGGGATGGCGGGCATGTCAGCAGACACCATTAATCATCATTTCTGGCAACAGTTTGGTACAACGGCATTGCTTTCTATCTTAGGTGTAGGCACATCGAATGTCGGTGTAGATAGTAATGCGTCTTATAACGCTTCACAGGCTTATCGTATGGCCATAGCCAATAGTTTTAACCAAACAGCTCAGCAGACACTACAGGCCGGTATGATTCCACCTACCCTATGGGTTAATCAAGGTAGTCCTATTCAAGTATTTGTGGCACACGATCTCGATTTTAGTGCGGTGAATCAAACGGCCACTTCTAAAATGAATATTTTTTAACAAAAAAAACATATGTCGATTAAAGCCCTAGAAAAATACTTAGCGCCGTTACAACCCTATTTGCAAACTAACGGTGTTACTGAAGTGTGCATTAATCAACCAGGTGCGATATTTGTTGAAGAAAAGGGGAAGTTTACTCGGTACACCAGTGAACCACTTGAACTCGGTTATCTTGAAACCTTAGCAAACCTGATTACAGAATTTAATCATAAGCAGTTTCCCAATCCTTTGCTTTCCGGTTATTTACCCACAGGTCAACGTGTGCAATGTGTTATGTCACCTGCTTGTGAAAAAAATAAGGTTATCTTTTCCATTCGCTGTCATTCACGGCGTGATATGAGTTTAGAGGATTATCAGAAAAGCGGGGTTTTTGACCAATATGCCGCTGCAAACGAGAGTACATATGCACAAACAACAAATTTACTAAAATCATTGCATGCCAAGAAAGATATTTTTGGTTTTCTGGAAGTAGCCATAAAAGCTAAAAAGAATATGATCATTAGTGGTGGAACTGGCACAGGTAAAACAACCTTTCTGAATGCGTGTTTAAAACTGATTCCTGAGACAGCGCGGTTGATCACCCTAGAAGATACGCGCGAGGTTAAAGTTAATCAGCCTAATGCTGTACATTTATTGTTTAATGAAGACGATGAAACCATCACGGTAGAAAAACTATTTAAAGCCTGTTTACGCTTAAGACCTGATCGGATTCTGCTTTCCGAATTACGGGGCACCGAAGCGTGGTCGTTTCTGAGAGCTGCAAATAGTGGCCATCCTGGCAGTATCAGCACAGTGCATGCCGATACCCCGAAAGGTTGTTTTGATCAGCTCGTTTTTATGATGCAGCAAGCGCACTCATCTTCAACTGAAGAAAACCTACGCACCTATATTCAATCCATTATTCCGATTGTTATCCAGCTAAAACGGAGCACTAACTCAGCAAGATTTGTGGAAATAGCAGATATTTATTTTGATAGTAGATCGATATAACTGAAATTATCTATCAGGGTAAATTCACTTCTTCTCTTTCTTTTTTTGTTAACAATGCTTTCGATATTATTATTTTTAATAACTCTATTTCAAACAAAGTAACATTTTCAAAATCAATATTGTCTTTGTTTTCAATAAATAAAGGGTTAATTTCTGCTTCTATTTCTTTAATATACCATTTATGAATCTTAGAATATAAGCCCATTATAGTATCTATATTTTCAAATATTATAATAGGTTTTCGATCATCTACAATGATATTAAACAATTCATGCCCTACATCATTTCTAACAAGAGAAAGTCGTTCAATTTCATTTACTTCCTCACTGGTTATCGCATCAAGATCACTAAAAAAATGTAATGCGCCTCGAAAAGTACTATCTTTATGTTGAGCTTTATTTTTCCTTTTTCCAAAATTTTTTATTATTTCTTTAAATTCAGCGCCTCGCTTCCGAACAAAGGAACTTGTGTTGTATTCAGGATCTGAAAAAAATTCATCCACCGTAGATACAACATATTTCTTAAAGCTCTCAAAAACCATAAGAAATAATCCAGGAATTATAAGCTGTTGCTTAATATCTTCATCATCGGATTTTAAAAGATCTGTTATTTTTTTAAATTCGTATTTTGATTCCATAAAATTAATTTATCGTAAAGTTGGCCTCATACTTGGAGTAAACGGCTTACAATGCTTCAAAACTTCATCCGCACTACCCCATGAAGCGCTATACCCCGTGCCGCCATGTCCATAGCAATGCACAATAAGTGATTGCTTACCATGAGTATTATTTACTTCTTCTCCCTCTATCCGTACTTCAGATCTTCCACAACGAATACCCGTTTTTGAGGTTGCTTCAATACTCTTATCTTTAACGTAAGGAAAAAAAGCAGAAACTTTTTGAAAAATTGCTTTTTTATCACTCTCTCTTACTGCTCTGTCAGAATCACCTACTTGATAGGTTGTCCCAATGACACAATCCTCACTCAAAGGGCGAAAAACAACATAAGCATCCATTGCTTCAACGTTTAGAGAATAACTAGCTCCTAAATCTTGAGGTATTTTTATCGTTTCGGTCTGGCCTCGAGCTGGATATATCAGAGGATCATGGGTTAGATATTTAGCTTCCCACCCTGCACTATTCACAACAACGTCATATAAATCAGTCAATTCTGTTAGGGAATCAATTTTTTCTATTTTAAGCTCTCCACCTAATGCTTTAAATTTTTTCAGCATATAGGGTCGATAAATAGTAGGGTCTATAAGAGGATTATGCACAAGCACCGAGAAGGGAAATCCTGGTATTTTTGCTTGCTTGGCAGGCGGATCACTAAGATTAACTAATGTTTTAAGGGGTTCTTTTGCCCAAACACTGTTTATAAAATCTTCTTCCCCTTTAAAATAAAGGATCACTGGAATTTTTTTTACGCCACAAGAAGGTTCAAATTCTATTAATTCATAAAACTTAGTTAAACTTTCTAAACAATATTTTTGTAACATCGGTTTAGAATTATCAGGTGTATACCATGTAGCAACCGCCGCATCCGAATTTGTTTCCAGTGGGTTATCTTTGGTAAACACGGTAACTGAGAAGCCTTCCTGCAGAAGACAAACCGCATTGGTTATTCCAATGATGCCAGCACCCACAACTGCAACTTTATTTTTCAAAAAAACTTCCTATTACATAAAGAATATATGGTACGCATTTTTCACTAAGTGCTCTCGCCTGCACAAGGGAAGTTATTAGCTGTACTATAAACTCTTAATTGTTCAATACAATTTTCTGCATCAAAAAAATGTATTCCTAATATCCCCAACTCATTAGCAGCCTGTACATTTTTAAAACTATCATCTAAAAATATAGTTTTGGCAGGATCAAGAGAATTTTTATTGAGCATATGCTCATAAACAGCTAGATCGGGTTTAATCATTTTGACATGAGAAGAGACTGTAATATGCTTAAATTTTTTCCAAAATTCATACTTATTAAATAAATAGCTAAATGTGTAATCTGGCATATTAGTTAAAGCGTACAAGCTAAAACCTACCTCTTCAAAACTATCTAATAATTCCAAGCTTTTCGGGAAAGGTACTAAAGACTCTTTAGCAACTTCCAATAATCTACGCATCTCTTCAACTGATTTTCCTAACCTAGTAGAAAATATCAAACAAAGTTCATCAAGTTGAATTTCCCCCTTATCGAATTTCAGCCACTCAGGTGATCCAAATGTTTTATCTATATAATATTGAAAGTTTGTTGAAACTCCCCAGGCATTTTTTAGTATCTCCTCAGGCTTCCACTCTAAAACGACATTTCCTATATCAAATACGATATTTTCATAGGGAGATAATGGAAAATCAATCTGCATACTATACGTCCTGTTTCGTATTAAATTTTTTTACTAAATTTATCATCTTCACACATTTTATCGAGATATTGACTTTAAATAACCCTGTTCCCGCAACACTTTTTTAATAAATGCACCTTTTTTATCCGTATATGCCTCGCGATCAGCCGAATGAGCGCCTGACAATTTCATTTTAAGCGCTTCATATTCAAGCCTAATTTTCTGATCACGTCTTAAGATATCTCTAAATAAAATTCTATGTTCCATTTTTCCGCTACTGTTCTCGATAATATGAACATGATGGGTTCTTTTTGATCCAAAGGGCGGCATGCCCTTAAAAAATCTCAAATGAGATTTGCTGGGGTTCTCAGCCCAAAAAACATAAGCTAATGTCTCAAGTGGTTTAATCCATTGCTTAGCTTCTTCTATCGATTTTACAGCAATAAAAATATCAATCACTGGCTTGCTTGCAAGCCCTGGTACAGCCGTGCTGCCTAAATGCTCTATTGAAACATATGATAATTGACTTGAAATTCCTTTAATTGCTTTTATCTCAGCTTCAGCTAGTTTAGGCCAATTAGAATGGTACGGTTCAATAATAATATTATCTTTCGCATCCAATTGTTCGGCTTTTGCTGAGCCGGTCTTATAATCGATCATCTGGATAAAAGAACTTTTTCCATTGACATAATTTTCTATATCTTCAGAAAATACGTCGGCTAATGACTGTTTTAGCAGCGAATAGGCCTGTGCATAATCTTTATGCGCAATCATGAAATCCCTGAATAATAAATGACGCCTGATTTCAGATGCCCCTTGCTCAAATAAGTGAATATTATGGGTTCTTTTAGTTTTAGACTTCCAATAAAAACGACGGCCAGGATTACCGTATTCTCCCATACAAACGTAGCCTAGATTTTCAAATTCATGGTTTAATGAATCGACCAAACTAATATCTTTGACGACAGGCAGCATATCAATGATTGGTTTAGCATAAATATTAGGTATGGCTGTGCTACCAATATGATGAATTTGGACACAGTTTTCTTTCAGAATAGATTTAATGTCCTTGGCAGCATCAGAAAATATTCTTGGCCATTCTGGGTTATATTCTGTTAGTTCAACAAACCTTATTTTTTCATTCGGATCAATCATGTTTTGAACGTCTAGTTTTGCTATTTATATGCATTTTCATACTTTTAATATTTCGGCACACCTTAGAAAAGGTTGCCAAATTTCACCCTGATCTTCAAATGACCACCAGGCCGCTAATACCGCTTTGCAAAAAGCCCAGCCCAACACACGTGATTTATCAAATCCAGATATCTCTATGAATTGGTCTAATCGGCGCTTAATAAGGCTTTCATTAATTTCACCCTTCAAGCGAGGGAAAGGAATTTCATATTCGCGTTCACCTATCACCCCTTTAGGATCAATCGCTAACCAACCATATTTATCTGACAATAAAATATTACCGTAGTGCAAATCCCCATGTAGCAATACCGTAGGCCCCATCGAGGTTAATAACCTCTTGGCTCATAGCGTCTGCTCGTTCAACTAACTGTTTAGGAAAAGGCCCTGTTCCGACCTGAAAATATTGAAAAAGACGCTGAAATCCTTGAAACCAATCGGCTAAGCTAGGAAATAAAGCGGTCTCTTGGCAGGGTCTATGTAG includes:
- the virB11 gene encoding P-type DNA transfer ATPase VirB11 — its product is MSIKALEKYLAPLQPYLQTNGVTEVCINQPGAIFVEEKGKFTRYTSEPLELGYLETLANLITEFNHKQFPNPLLSGYLPTGQRVQCVMSPACEKNKVIFSIRCHSRRDMSLEDYQKSGVFDQYAAANESTYAQTTNLLKSLHAKKDIFGFLEVAIKAKKNMIISGGTGTGKTTFLNACLKLIPETARLITLEDTREVKVNQPNAVHLLFNEDDETITVEKLFKACLRLRPDRILLSELRGTEAWSFLRAANSGHPGSISTVHADTPKGCFDQLVFMMQQAHSSSTEENLRTYIQSIIPIVIQLKRSTNSARFVEIADIYFDSRSI
- a CDS encoding FAD-dependent oxidoreductase — its product is MKNKVAVVGAGIIGITNAVCLLQEGFSVTVFTKDNPLETNSDAAVATWYTPDNSKPMLQKYCLESLTKFYELIEFEPSCGVKKIPVILYFKGEEDFINSVWAKEPLKTLVNLSDPPAKQAKIPGFPFSVLVHNPLIDPTIYRPYMLKKFKALGGELKIEKIDSLTELTDLYDVVVNSAGWEAKYLTHDPLIYPARGQTETIKIPQDLGASYSLNVEAMDAYVVFRPLSEDCVIGTTYQVGDSDRAVRESDKKAIFQKVSAFFPYVKDKSIEATSKTGIRCGRSEVRIEGEEVNNTHGKQSLIVHCYGHGGTGYSASWGSADEVLKHCKPFTPSMRPTLR
- a CDS encoding aminoglycoside phosphotransferase family protein yields the protein MGPTVLLHGDLHYGNILLSDKYGWLAIDPKGVIGEREYEIPFPRLKGEINESLIKRRLDQFIEISGFDKSRVLGWAFCKAVLAAWWSFEDQGEIWQPFLRCAEILKV
- a CDS encoding GrpB family protein, whose amino-acid sequence is MIDPNEKIRFVELTEYNPEWPRIFSDAAKDIKSILKENCVQIHHIGSTAIPNIYAKPIIDMLPVVKDISLVDSLNHEFENLGYVCMGEYGNPGRRFYWKSKTKRTHNIHLFEQGASEIRRHLLFRDFMIAHKDYAQAYSLLKQSLADVFSEDIENYVNGKSSFIQMIDYKTGSAKAEQLDAKDNIIIEPYHSNWPKLAEAEIKAIKGISSQLSYVSIEHLGSTAVPGLASKPVIDIFIAVKSIEEAKQWIKPLETLAYVFWAENPSKSHLRFFKGMPPFGSKRTHHVHIIENSSGKMEHRILFRDILRRDQKIRLEYEALKMKLSGAHSADREAYTDKKGAFIKKVLREQGYLKSISR
- a CDS encoding HAD family hydrolase; its protein translation is MQIDFPLSPYENIVFDIGNVVLEWKPEEILKNAWGVSTNFQYYIDKTFGSPEWLKFDKGEIQLDELCLIFSTRLGKSVEEMRRLLEVAKESLVPFPKSLELLDSFEEVGFSLYALTNMPDYTFSYLFNKYEFWKKFKHITVSSHVKMIKPDLAVYEHMLNKNSLDPAKTIFLDDSFKNVQAANELGILGIHFFDAENCIEQLRVYSTANNFPCAGEST